Within Candidatus Stygibacter australis, the genomic segment AACCAGAAAGGGTAAGGGCAGCCATAGAGCTATAGCACGAGCTCAGCATTTTCTGAAAAGGAACAGATGGTTTCTTAAAATAGACATAAAACAATATTTTGGGTCAATTGATCACCGGGTCTTGATAAATATCTTGAAAAGGAAAATCAAAGACCCTAAAATTATTGAACTCATAGATGTAATAATCAAGAATAATGATATCAGTCAAAATATTGATGATGGAATTGGTTTACCAATAGGTAATCTTACATCTCAATTTCTGGCAAATGTTTACCTCGATCAAGTTGACCATTATGTAAAAGAAAATTTAAAGATTGATTATATCAGGTATATGGATGACATGGTATTTTTTGCTGATGACAAGAATAGGCTTAGGGAGATTTTGCAGTTATCGTCTGCATATTTGGGAAGCAGATTAAAGTTAACAATAAAGCCGGGTTCAATAGTAATAAACAATCGAATTCACGGCTTGAGTTTTTTGGGATTTAGGATATTTGCGGCAATAATTCGAGTAAAAAATGAGAATATAAAAAGAATGAAAAAGAACATTGAGAAAAAGGAGTGGGAATATAAAAGAGGTATGATAAGTGAAGAGAAATTATCTCAAAGCGTGAATAGCATTATTGAGTTCATTAAAACTGCCAATAGTGTAAGATTGAGGCAAAATATTTATGGGTAAAGGCTGTAAGCGGGTCTAACCGTGTGAAACGCGGTGGCAACTGGAACAACAATGCCAATAACTGCCGTGTAGCTAATCGTAACAATAACAACCCTGACAACAGTAACAACAACATAGGCTTCCGCATTCTCAATACAGATATTGATAGAATGATTTCGTTTAAAGATGAAGTCAGATATCGGGGATATGTCCAAGTCTTTATCCAGCTCTGAAAACAGACAAAGAATTTTAAACAATTTCCTGTTAGTAGGTTTTCTCGAAAGCAGGGAATTTTCTTTATTGTGATATGGCATGATAAACACACAATAATTGAATACATAAAAAAACAGCAGGATCACAATAAGGAAAGGGATTTCAGGTCGGAATATAAAAAGTTAAATATAGGGGTATGTATATCTCAAAAAGGGCAAAAATGTTACTTTTTGCTGTAACTGACATAAGGGCTTATAGTTATGAGGTAACATTTTGGTAACATTTGGTAACAATTTTCATGGTTAAGGGTTAGGGGTTAAGTGTTATAAGTTTAAAGTTAAATATAGGGGTATGTATCTTCAAAAAACGCCAAAAGAGTAAGGTTTTGTTGTAATTGATTTTATTACAGGGATTTATGACCTTACACTTTCCTTACTCTCCTTACATTTTGCTGAATAATTGAAAATTGAAAATGGTAAATTGAAAATTAAATGTAATGTAAGATTTTCACCACAGAGGTCACAGAGGTCACAGAGAGCATAGAGGAATGTAATGATTTATCCGTGAGTCGAGAAAAAAAAATAGAACACTGATGCCACGGATTACACGGATGAGCACGGATAATGTAATGATTTATCCGTGAGTCGTAAATCGTGAGACGTGAGTCGAGGAATGTAAGAATGAAGAATTTCAACCACGGAAGGCACTGAATACACCGAAAAATGTAATGATTTATCCGTGAGTCGTAAATCGTACTCCTTCGCATAAAGCTTCGGAGTATCTTCGATGAGACGTGAGTCGAGGAAAGAGGAAAATTGACAGGATAAAAAGAATAATTTCTTTAGACATTAAATAAAGGGTAATAAGATAGCAGTTGCAAATACCTGCTGCTTAAATAGGGATTAAGATGAAATGTCCTTCATGTCGTGAAGAAATGATCGTATTAGAACTTAATAAGATTGAGATAGATTATTGCCTGCAATGTGGTGGTATCTGGTTGGATGAGGGAGAGCTGGAAATACTGGTGGGTGACAGTGCTGAGGAATTGAAGGCAGAATTTAATAAGGAAAAACGCTCGCGGGAACGCAAGATCAAGTGTCCAGCCTGTGGTAGAAAAATGGCTAAAGTAGTGTGTGGTGAGACGCATCTGGATATGTGTAAAAAGGGACATGGCATCTGGTTTGACCGGGGAGAGCTGGCTGAGATCATCGCTTATGATGATATGAATAGTGAAGTATTGAACTTTTTAGAAGATATGTTTAGAGATACAATAAAGCAGGAAGGAGAGTAAGATGTTAATAGGATTATTAATTTTACTGGTAGTGGTAGTTGCTTATGTTATTGGGCTATATAACAGCTTGATCCGCATCCGTAATCGGGTAAAAAATGCCTGGTCACAGATAGACGTGCAATTGAAGAGACGGCATGACCTGATCCCTAATCTGATAGAGACAGTGAAGGGTTATATGCAGCATGAGAAAGAGACGCTTACGAGCGTGATAGAAGCCCGGGCAAAGGCGATCAATGCTAATGGCGTGGCAGACGTGTCTGCTGCAGAAGGACATTTGCAGACAGCTTTGGATAAACTGCTGGCAGTTGTGGAGAATTATCCAAATCTTAAGGCAGATCAAAGCTTTGCCACTTTGCAGGAGGAATTATCATCCACTGAAAACAGAATAGCATTTGCCAGACAATATTATAATGACTCCGTGATGAATATGAATAACAGGATGGAAGTTTTCCCATCAAACATAGTGGCAAGCGGGATGAACCTGAAAAAGGAAAGCTACTTTGAAATCGAAATGGCAGAAAAGGAAGCTCCCAAGGTAAGCTTTTAGTAAGTATTATAGATGATAGAAGAACTGATCCGTAAGAATCATCGGAAGTCAATATATCTGCTGATATTGTCCTTTGTGATCCTGCTGGTGGTGGGTTTTGTGCTTGGTAATCTGTTTTATACTTATCTTGCACCCCGCAGAGGATCAGATTATGAGAGTAACAGGATCTGGTTTGCTCTTGTATTCGCTGGATTTATCGGGCTTGTAGAACTTGTGCAGGTATATCTGATATTTAACGGCAAACCACGTACGCTTTTTAAACAATTAGGTTTGAAAGAAGCAAATCAAACCCAGTTCAGTAAATTGAACAATGTGATTGCAGAAATGAGCATAGCTGCTGGTTTAGGACGAGCACCAGAGGTTTACATAATACCATCAAAGGCGGCGAATGCCATGGCGTTTGGCACCAGTCCGGAGACAGGTGCCATAGCAGTTACCGCAGGACTTTTGAGTATTTGCAACCGCGATGAACTTCAGGGAGTGGTAGCCCATGAACTATCACATCTGATCAATAAGGACAGTATGCTGCTGGAGGTTTGCAGGAGTACACTGGGCATGGTTATCGTTCTGCGTGATGTGATGCTGAGATCACTATACTGGGGATCACTTGGCAGGGGAAGTTATAGAACGAGTAATCGCAGCAGTGGTAAAGGTAATTCAGGACTTGGTCTGGTGTTTATGATAATTGGTGTGATCTTCGCCATTTTAGCGCCCATTTTGATCCAGATCATCTATTTCAGTTTATCAAGAGAGCGGGAATATCTGGCAGATGCCGTGTCAGCGAGGTTAACGCGTTTTCCTGCAGGGCTGGCATCCGCTTTGACCAAAATAGCTTACACTACAACTTCTCTTGAGAAGATCGATAAAGTTTCGGCAGCATCCTTTATAGAT encodes:
- a CDS encoding reverse transcriptase/maturase family protein, with translation MKKKELNSDYYFYLEGNLLSLQSKLKLKTYQPAKYRYFKIHEPKERLISVAGFEDRIVHHALVNVLEPIYERIFIYDSYATRKGKGSHRAIARAQHFLKRNRWFLKIDIKQYFGSIDHRVLINILKRKIKDPKIIELIDVIIKNNDISQNIDDGIGLPIGNLTSQFLANVYLDQVDHYVKENLKIDYIRYMDDMVFFADDKNRLREILQLSSAYLGSRLKLTIKPGSIVINNRIHGLSFLGFRIFAAIIRVKNENIKRMKKNIEKKEWEYKRGMISEEKLSQSVNSIIEFIKTANSVRLRQNIYG
- a CDS encoding zf-TFIIB domain-containing protein — translated: MKCPSCREEMIVLELNKIEIDYCLQCGGIWLDEGELEILVGDSAEELKAEFNKEKRSRERKIKCPACGRKMAKVVCGETHLDMCKKGHGIWFDRGELAEIIAYDDMNSEVLNFLEDMFRDTIKQEGE
- a CDS encoding LemA family protein; this encodes MLIGLLILLVVVVAYVIGLYNSLIRIRNRVKNAWSQIDVQLKRRHDLIPNLIETVKGYMQHEKETLTSVIEARAKAINANGVADVSAAEGHLQTALDKLLAVVENYPNLKADQSFATLQEELSSTENRIAFARQYYNDSVMNMNNRMEVFPSNIVASGMNLKKESYFEIEMAEKEAPKVSF
- a CDS encoding M48 family metalloprotease, whose amino-acid sequence is MIEELIRKNHRKSIYLLILSFVILLVVGFVLGNLFYTYLAPRRGSDYESNRIWFALVFAGFIGLVELVQVYLIFNGKPRTLFKQLGLKEANQTQFSKLNNVIAEMSIAAGLGRAPEVYIIPSKAANAMAFGTSPETGAIAVTAGLLSICNRDELQGVVAHELSHLINKDSMLLEVCRSTLGMVIVLRDVMLRSLYWGSLGRGSYRTSNRSSGKGNSGLGLVFMIIGVIFAILAPILIQIIYFSLSREREYLADAVSARLTRFPAGLASALTKIAYTTTSLEKIDKVSAASFIDQPYGDVVVTSKGTRTHPPIWNRIKILRKMSGGAGYLDYRKAYEEVLNATAGFMPESVAASTTKLPIRMAESLVGEQSMVTSEEEMAALTGDVRTEDVIRLTEDYGFIDCDCGLKIKIPSGYDKYEIKCPRCGRSHILADNMKDTLAAMLDEAKGTGAAAAGIIQEMMDDHGEPDYSREEKQTYVRDKKGWQEIHCTCGYKIQLSPNFIGKFISCRKCKRRINIIDKVE